From a single Fulvivirga ulvae genomic region:
- a CDS encoding aldehyde dehydrogenase family protein, producing MSTAKTTAETYNSSIEEVFLKQQKQSLLMRSENIRQRARRLKVLQLWIEKNQKTIQDAIYRDFKKPSVEVNITEIYPILTEIRHALENLTKWAKSAKVDAPLSLIGTTSYIQYEPKGVCLIIAPWNFPFNLAIGPLVSALAAGNTVVLKPSEMTPNTSELIDNMIGELYKEDEVRVFNGGIDVSQELLKLPFDHIFFTGSPAVGKKVMKAAAEHLASVTLELGGKSPAIIDHTSNLKDAAEKIAWGKFINNGQTCIAPDYVLIHRSVADIFTQQLIKAIKQLFDSKKQGFDSSADYARIVNSKHYDRINELIKDALENGAELVMGGEAKADENFIPPTILNGVTEKAAVMEEEIFGPVLPIQIFDSIEEAIEVVNSKPKPLALYYFGKHSSNKKSILKGTSSGAVCINDCVLHFNHPNLPFGGVNNSGIGKSHGWHGFMAFSNEKPVLKQRVGLTTTKTVYPPYNNRVRQIVDLLMKYF from the coding sequence ATGAGTACCGCCAAAACCACCGCCGAAACCTACAATAGCAGCATCGAGGAAGTTTTTCTGAAGCAGCAAAAACAATCTTTACTAATGCGCTCGGAAAACATCCGCCAACGAGCCAGGCGTCTTAAAGTCCTGCAGCTTTGGATTGAGAAAAACCAAAAGACCATTCAGGATGCCATCTACAGGGATTTTAAAAAGCCATCAGTAGAAGTTAATATTACCGAGATCTATCCGATACTCACCGAAATCCGACATGCACTGGAGAACTTGACTAAATGGGCAAAATCAGCGAAAGTTGATGCCCCGCTGTCATTGATCGGTACCACGTCATATATCCAGTATGAGCCAAAGGGCGTCTGCCTGATTATAGCTCCCTGGAACTTTCCGTTTAATCTTGCCATTGGACCTTTGGTATCTGCTCTGGCAGCCGGAAATACGGTAGTTTTAAAACCTTCGGAGATGACTCCCAATACTTCCGAGCTTATAGATAACATGATTGGTGAACTTTATAAAGAGGATGAAGTACGTGTTTTTAACGGAGGTATCGACGTATCGCAAGAGCTTCTGAAATTGCCATTTGACCATATTTTCTTTACAGGAAGCCCTGCTGTAGGCAAAAAAGTAATGAAAGCAGCCGCTGAACACCTTGCTTCTGTTACTCTTGAGCTTGGCGGAAAATCACCAGCTATAATAGATCATACATCAAACCTGAAAGATGCCGCTGAAAAAATTGCCTGGGGAAAATTTATTAACAATGGACAAACATGTATTGCCCCTGATTATGTGCTGATTCACAGATCTGTCGCTGATATTTTTACACAGCAATTAATCAAAGCTATCAAACAGCTGTTTGACAGCAAAAAGCAGGGTTTTGATTCATCAGCAGATTATGCTCGTATTGTAAACAGCAAGCATTACGATAGAATTAATGAACTGATCAAAGATGCCCTGGAGAATGGTGCAGAGTTGGTCATGGGTGGTGAAGCAAAAGCCGATGAAAATTTTATACCGCCAACCATTCTAAATGGAGTTACTGAAAAGGCGGCTGTTATGGAAGAAGAAATTTTTGGCCCGGTGCTGCCAATCCAAATATTTGATAGCATTGAGGAAGCAATTGAGGTCGTCAATAGCAAGCCAAAACCATTGGCATTATACTATTTCGGGAAACACTCTTCCAACAAAAAGTCCATACTAAAGGGTACATCATCAGGGGCGGTCTGTATAAATGATTGTGTTTTGCATTTCAACCATCCCAATCTGCCTTTTGGAGGTGTCAACAACAGCGGTATAGGAAAATCACACGGCTGGCACGGATTCATGGCCTTCTCAAACGAAAAGCCCGTACTCAAACAAAGAGTCGGCTTAACCACTACCAAAACAGTTTATCCTCCATATAATAACCGGGTCAGACAAATCGTCGATTTGCTTATGAAGTATTTTTAG
- a CDS encoding OmpA family protein codes for MTKTKKEVFMRFNGLICILMIVLPALSSHLLAQDANADIIPIKGDIIDYSTREPVKAKIQYESLPYGSKIGIFSGSSFTFNMEEGKDYSLRVSAEGYAPYTETLKSSELRSNNGNRVIELKPTGIDQLIRLDKLIFALGKADISEESHQELDELVEMLNSNENITIQLEGHTDFRGNPRQNMKLSEKRVEAVKDYLVGKGIDKKRINTKAFGGTQPLSREDDAEARRNNRRVEVRILSN; via the coding sequence ATGACTAAAACAAAAAAGGAGGTCTTTATGCGCTTTAATGGACTCATTTGTATACTGATGATAGTATTGCCGGCACTGTCATCGCACTTGCTTGCTCAAGATGCAAATGCGGACATCATCCCTATAAAAGGTGATATCATTGATTATTCGACACGCGAGCCCGTTAAAGCAAAAATCCAGTATGAAAGTCTGCCATATGGCAGTAAAATAGGAATCTTCTCTGGCAGCTCATTTACTTTCAATATGGAAGAGGGTAAAGATTATTCCTTGCGAGTAAGTGCTGAAGGATACGCTCCGTATACAGAAACACTTAAGTCCTCCGAACTTCGATCCAATAATGGAAATAGAGTTATCGAACTAAAGCCAACCGGCATTGATCAGCTTATTCGTTTAGATAAGCTGATATTTGCTTTAGGCAAAGCTGATATTTCAGAAGAATCTCATCAAGAGCTTGATGAGCTGGTTGAGATGCTTAACAGCAACGAAAATATTACCATTCAACTGGAAGGCCATACCGACTTTCGGGGAAACCCAAGGCAAAACATGAAACTCTCTGAAAAAAGAGTTGAAGCGGTGAAGGATTACTTGGTTGGTAAAGGTATAGATAAGAAGAGGATTAATACCAAAGCTTTTGGCGGCACACAACCTTTGAGTCGTGAAGATGATGCTGAAGCCAGAAGAAATAACAGGAGGGTAGAAGTTAGAATCTTATCGAATTAA
- a CDS encoding OmpA family protein: MKKFLPLILLTIISISAYSQTVQWATEVIDVSSELTPVQYSASQILGKPNVLPAGGENPNAWTPERANKKEYIKVGFSNPIQIRQIAIAESYNPSAIFKVFVYDENDKEYLVNTFSPRAVPLKGRMLNVFVEYTPYKVKAVKIELDGAAVPEYYSLDAIAISDSDIPIIPEISIPEFINPEVDKERLSENVNSKYKEFKPLLSPDGKTLYFSRKNHPENIGGVEDTEDIWYSELDENGEWKLAQNMGKGLNNAGPNFVSSVTPDGKAVLLVLGNQYLDNGKMAAGVSISSNAGGSWSKPVSLDIKNDYNYSEKANFFLANNRKVLLMSVMREDSRGGRDLYVSFMQNDSSWSEPLNLSEKVNTAGEEVSPFLAPDDKTLYFSSNGYSGFGGSDIFVTKRLDDTWTNWSEPENLGPTINSQYEDLFFNIPGNSEHAYYSQGVSEDDLDIFRVSLPVFKQPEPVIAVKGKLYDSKTKQPIGAKIIYERLSDGKEIGITESNPATGEYEILLPAGEIYGIRAEAKGFVAESQNIDLRDFKEDGEYIVDGKDLYLVPIEKESTVVMNNVFFDFDKAVVKPESYAELDRVVKLMTERSNMEIAIAGHTDDVGPGVYNMELSERRANAVMNYLTKKGIDKKRLTVKYFGETKPTAPNTTIEGRSKNRRVEFQIMND; encoded by the coding sequence ATGAAAAAATTTCTACCCCTCATTCTTCTGACTATCATCAGTATTTCCGCTTATTCTCAGACCGTACAGTGGGCTACTGAAGTTATTGATGTCTCATCAGAATTAACACCCGTTCAATACTCTGCCTCGCAAATTCTTGGTAAACCTAATGTGTTGCCGGCAGGTGGCGAAAATCCCAACGCATGGACTCCCGAGCGCGCAAATAAAAAGGAATATATAAAAGTAGGCTTTTCAAACCCTATTCAAATCCGGCAAATAGCTATTGCTGAATCGTATAATCCAAGCGCCATTTTTAAAGTATTCGTCTATGATGAAAATGACAAGGAATATTTGGTAAATACCTTCAGCCCGAGAGCAGTTCCGCTAAAAGGTCGGATGCTCAATGTGTTTGTTGAATATACTCCCTATAAAGTTAAAGCAGTAAAAATAGAGTTGGATGGTGCTGCAGTACCGGAATACTACAGTCTGGACGCTATCGCTATTTCTGATTCGGATATTCCCATAATTCCTGAAATCAGTATTCCCGAATTTATTAATCCTGAGGTAGATAAGGAAAGATTAAGTGAAAATGTAAACAGCAAGTATAAGGAATTCAAACCTTTGTTGTCACCTGATGGAAAAACACTTTACTTCTCCAGAAAAAACCACCCTGAAAATATAGGAGGTGTAGAAGATACAGAAGACATCTGGTATTCGGAGCTAGATGAAAACGGAGAGTGGAAACTGGCCCAAAACATGGGGAAAGGTCTCAATAACGCAGGCCCCAACTTTGTAAGTTCTGTAACCCCGGATGGTAAGGCGGTGCTTCTGGTCCTGGGTAATCAATATCTTGATAATGGTAAAATGGCTGCCGGTGTTTCAATTAGTTCCAATGCAGGAGGAAGCTGGTCAAAGCCCGTATCTCTGGACATTAAAAATGATTACAATTATTCTGAAAAAGCCAATTTCTTTTTAGCTAATAACAGAAAAGTACTTCTAATGTCCGTAATGCGTGAAGACTCTCGAGGAGGCCGTGATCTTTATGTAAGCTTTATGCAAAATGACAGCTCATGGTCAGAACCATTGAACCTTTCAGAGAAAGTAAACACAGCGGGAGAAGAGGTATCTCCTTTCCTGGCACCGGATGACAAAACATTGTATTTTTCTTCAAATGGGTATAGTGGTTTTGGGGGTAGCGACATTTTTGTTACAAAAAGACTTGACGACACGTGGACCAACTGGTCCGAACCTGAAAACCTTGGCCCGACTATTAACTCTCAATATGAAGACCTGTTCTTCAACATACCCGGTAATAGCGAACACGCATACTATTCACAAGGTGTAAGTGAAGATGATCTGGATATTTTCAGGGTTTCATTGCCAGTGTTTAAGCAGCCAGAACCTGTAATAGCCGTTAAAGGCAAGCTGTATGACTCCAAAACAAAACAGCCTATTGGTGCTAAGATTATCTATGAAAGATTGTCGGATGGCAAGGAAATTGGTATAACTGAGTCAAACCCTGCAACAGGAGAATATGAAATTCTGCTACCTGCTGGTGAAATTTATGGCATCAGAGCTGAAGCCAAAGGTTTCGTTGCTGAAAGTCAAAATATAGATCTACGAGATTTCAAGGAAGATGGCGAGTACATAGTAGATGGAAAGGATCTCTACCTGGTGCCTATAGAAAAGGAATCCACAGTGGTAATGAACAATGTATTCTTTGACTTTGACAAAGCTGTAGTAAAGCCCGAATCGTACGCAGAACTGGACCGGGTTGTAAAGCTAATGACGGAGCGGTCAAACATGGAAATTGCTATTGCCGGACATACAGATGACGTAGGGCCAGGCGTATATAATATGGAACTTTCCGAACGCAGAGCTAATGCTGTAATGAATTACCTCACTAAAAAGGGAATTGATAAAAAGAGATTAACTGTAAAATACTTTGGAGAAACCAAACCCACGGCTCCCAATACAACAATTGAAGGCAGAAGTAAGAATAGAAGGGTGGAATTTCAAATTATGAATGACTAA
- a CDS encoding patatin-like phospholipase family protein: protein MGRAQKVALVLSGGGAKGIAHVGVIKALEENNIPIDYIVGTSMGGIVAGSYAAGLSSDELEEIMESKELSQWVGGVLKKKYDYFYNKEKPNAAFLSLKLSLDSTFNASLTSSIASDLSLNFALAEILAQPSANANYNFDSLFIPTRIVAADIFTQNEVVLKSGSLSHALRATLSVPFFYRPIRIDGKYLFDGGIYNNFPVDVAIDEFEPDVVIGVNVSSKIFNDYPFEKDEELLNNSLLYMLLDKTDPEIIPESGVYVEPNLKGYTAFDFNRAKALIDSGYVATLQQMDKIKAGIERRSSCDSLANKRNRFFEKNIPLKFTDINFHGFNSKQRKYISRIFKFNKGEPLYIEDIKTGYFRLVSEKYFRTIYPDITFNAESNSYQLEIFGRPRNNFNVEIGGNIATRNVSQIFLGLEYYYFNNYLLKNSLNFYTGSFYKSAQAKSRLDLPIFNQLYLEAEVTYNNWDFIDADDILKEENTSTVLVSTDRKYGFNIGFPVGAQFKGIINTAWINNTDRFSNTAIFTSADTLDVFDIRGLRTGLSFSRNSLNRKQYSNEGKAFNISLDYFNIEEEYEPGSTSSIENKSTNDHDWFRAKATVEQYFRNGNFSSGYFFEGVLSNQPFFSNYYSTIVNAPAFNPLQDSRTLFLENFRAHNYLAVGLRNVISIRPNLDFRLEGYAFKPLEAIKQQDDQQPRYDEVIDEIYFVGSASTVLHSPIGPISFSVNYYDDAQTQFGALLHVGFLLFQDKSMD, encoded by the coding sequence ATGGGTCGGGCTCAAAAAGTAGCCCTGGTGCTAAGTGGGGGGGGTGCAAAAGGCATTGCTCATGTAGGGGTCATTAAGGCCCTCGAAGAAAACAATATCCCTATTGACTATATTGTAGGCACCTCCATGGGCGGCATTGTTGCCGGATCATATGCAGCCGGTCTGTCCTCTGACGAACTGGAGGAAATTATGGAGAGCAAAGAGCTGAGCCAATGGGTCGGTGGTGTTCTAAAAAAGAAGTACGACTACTTTTACAATAAAGAAAAACCAAATGCGGCCTTCCTGTCGCTCAAGCTTTCGTTGGATTCCACCTTTAACGCTTCCCTTACATCCAGCATAGCCAGTGACCTTTCCCTGAACTTTGCCCTGGCAGAAATACTTGCTCAACCTTCCGCCAATGCCAATTATAATTTCGACAGTCTCTTTATCCCTACGCGCATAGTAGCGGCGGATATATTTACTCAGAATGAGGTGGTGCTTAAAAGCGGGTCTCTGAGCCATGCTTTGAGGGCCACACTCTCAGTACCCTTTTTTTACAGACCAATAAGAATAGATGGCAAGTACCTTTTTGATGGAGGAATTTACAATAACTTCCCTGTCGATGTGGCTATTGATGAATTTGAGCCAGATGTGGTGATCGGTGTTAATGTATCGTCTAAAATATTCAATGATTATCCGTTTGAAAAAGATGAAGAGCTACTCAATAACTCACTTCTCTACATGCTGCTCGATAAAACAGACCCTGAAATAATTCCTGAATCAGGAGTTTACGTAGAACCAAACCTGAAAGGCTATACTGCCTTTGACTTCAACAGGGCCAAAGCTCTTATAGATAGTGGCTATGTAGCCACCTTGCAACAAATGGACAAAATTAAAGCCGGGATTGAACGAAGAAGCTCATGTGACTCGCTTGCCAATAAACGCAATAGGTTTTTCGAAAAAAATATACCTCTGAAATTTACCGATATCAACTTCCACGGATTTAATTCAAAGCAAAGAAAATACATAAGCCGGATATTCAAGTTCAACAAAGGGGAACCTCTTTATATTGAAGACATCAAGACTGGTTATTTTCGGCTGGTGTCAGAGAAGTATTTCAGAACAATATACCCGGATATTACTTTCAATGCAGAAAGTAACTCATATCAATTAGAGATTTTCGGCCGACCCAGAAACAATTTCAATGTGGAAATAGGCGGAAATATAGCAACCCGAAACGTAAGTCAGATCTTTTTAGGGCTGGAGTACTACTACTTCAATAATTATTTGCTTAAAAACAGCCTTAATTTTTATACAGGTAGTTTCTACAAATCCGCCCAGGCCAAGTCCCGCCTCGATTTACCAATATTTAATCAGCTTTACCTGGAAGCGGAGGTCACCTATAATAACTGGGATTTTATAGATGCCGATGATATACTTAAGGAAGAAAACACCTCTACTGTTTTGGTAAGCACGGATAGAAAATACGGCTTTAATATAGGTTTCCCGGTAGGAGCGCAGTTTAAAGGAATTATCAATACAGCATGGATTAACAATACAGACCGGTTTTCGAATACCGCTATCTTCACATCGGCAGACACTTTGGATGTATTTGATATTCGTGGCTTAAGGACAGGGCTAAGCTTTAGCAGAAACAGTCTTAACAGAAAGCAGTATTCCAATGAAGGAAAAGCATTTAACATTAGCCTGGACTACTTCAATATAGAAGAAGAATATGAACCAGGCAGCACCTCTTCAATAGAAAACAAATCAACCAATGATCATGACTGGTTTAGGGCAAAGGCCACGGTAGAGCAGTATTTTCGGAACGGCAACTTCAGTTCGGGTTATTTTTTTGAAGGGGTACTTTCTAATCAGCCGTTCTTTAGCAACTACTACAGTACCATTGTTAATGCACCTGCTTTTAACCCTTTACAAGATAGCCGCACACTCTTCCTCGAAAACTTCAGAGCGCACAATTACTTAGCCGTCGGCTTGAGGAATGTGATCAGCATAAGGCCAAACCTGGATTTCAGACTGGAAGGGTATGCTTTCAAGCCTCTGGAGGCCATTAAGCAGCAGGACGATCAACAGCCCAGATACGATGAAGTTATAGATGAAATCTATTTTGTCGGTAGCGCAAGTACCGTATTACATAGCCCTATCGGGCCTATCAGCTTCAGTGTCAATTACTACGACGACGCTCAGACACAGTTCGGAGCCCTTCTACATGTAGGTTTTCTGCTTTTTCAGGATAAATCTATGGATTAA